One genomic window of Maribacter aquivivus includes the following:
- a CDS encoding TolC family protein: protein MKQLNLVICLFLLTAFVNAQELQSFIQEAKSNSPEIQAYNLRHNIAEEKVNEANWIPNTEFSAGYFVSEPETRTGAQRARFSAKQMLPWFGTITARENYASSIANVEYVEIVIAKRKLALSVSQSYYSLYTIKTKQKVLDENIELLKTYEKLALTSVEVGKASAVDVLRLQIRQNELQQQKEVLEETYLGEQTSFNKLLNRDGNTGVTILEALMLPSEDIFYDENNLSLNPELLKYDKLYESIAQSELLNQAESNPMIGFGLDYLPVSERPDMNFSDNGKDILMPMVSVSIPIFNKQYDSRSKQNELKQLEINAQKENRLNVLESAFAKAQSQRNQSRIAYNTQAKNLKQAKDAEQILIKNYETGTIDFNDVLDIQELQLKFELNQVESIQMYYIQSALINYLIN from the coding sequence ATGAAACAGTTAAATCTAGTTATTTGCTTATTCCTTCTAACTGCATTTGTTAATGCCCAAGAATTACAGTCTTTTATACAGGAAGCTAAAAGTAATAGTCCAGAGATACAAGCATACAATCTTCGCCATAACATAGCTGAAGAAAAAGTGAACGAAGCTAATTGGATTCCGAATACGGAATTTAGCGCTGGCTATTTTGTAAGTGAGCCAGAAACTAGAACGGGAGCTCAACGAGCACGTTTTTCAGCAAAACAAATGCTGCCTTGGTTTGGTACTATCACAGCTAGAGAAAATTACGCGAGTTCAATAGCTAATGTCGAATATGTAGAAATCGTAATCGCCAAGCGTAAACTAGCACTTTCCGTCTCTCAGTCGTATTACAGCTTATACACAATTAAGACAAAACAAAAAGTGCTTGACGAGAATATAGAGCTACTTAAGACCTATGAAAAATTGGCACTTACTTCCGTAGAAGTTGGCAAAGCTTCAGCGGTAGATGTGTTGCGATTGCAGATTAGACAAAACGAATTGCAGCAACAAAAAGAGGTGCTGGAGGAAACCTATTTGGGAGAGCAAACTTCCTTCAACAAGTTGCTGAATCGAGATGGAAATACAGGTGTAACCATTCTCGAAGCATTGATGTTGCCCAGCGAAGACATCTTTTACGATGAAAATAACCTATCACTTAATCCAGAGTTGCTTAAATATGACAAACTCTATGAATCCATAGCACAATCAGAACTGTTGAATCAAGCCGAAAGCAATCCTATGATTGGTTTTGGATTGGATTATTTGCCAGTTTCTGAGCGTCCCGATATGAATTTTAGTGATAATGGGAAGGATATTTTAATGCCGATGGTTTCGGTCTCTATCCCCATTTTCAATAAGCAGTACGATTCTAGAAGCAAGCAAAACGAATTGAAACAGTTAGAAATCAACGCTCAAAAAGAGAATCGATTGAATGTTTTAGAATCCGCTTTCGCGAAAGCGCAATCGCAACGTAATCAATCCAGAATAGCATACAATACACAAGCTAAAAATTTAAAGCAAGCTAAAGATGCTGAGCAAATTCTTATTAAAAACTATGAAACAGGCACTATCGATTTTAACGATGTACTGGATATACAGGAGCTTCAACTCAAATTTGAGTTGAATCAGGTGGAATCCATACAAATGTATTACATACAATCTGCACTGATTAATTACCTAATTAACTAA
- a CDS encoding multicopper oxidase domain-containing protein, whose amino-acid sequence MKTKIILLFLIGLTTGVYAQDTQGNIDNLPVREHTITLREATVNKAGKDVVGMTVNGTIPGPTLEFTEGEYAIIYVKNEMSVETSVHWHGLLLPNFYDGVPYLNTPPIEPGHTQKYEFPIKQSGTYWYHSHTMLQEQSGVYGSIVIQPKEKVLDYDKELVLVLSDWTNEKPMNVLRNLKRGNEWYSIKKGTATPLNQVIARGAFGAQLNFWRQRMEGADIADVYYPAFLINGEESIDYPEFKAGEKIRLRMINGGASTSFWMTFGGEIPVLVSSDGLDVVPVERNKTFIGVAETYDFIVTVPKEGKMEFRITAQDGSGTASAFIGNGTILPAMDVARPDKIGMMQKMAKMDMKMGAHALKFQPGKDERFEMKEEYGMQMDKMEGMKMDGEMKMDHSKMKGMKMDHSKMSGMDMNKPKDTTEMGKMDHSNMAGMDMKKDKTMSGMNMKKENSMPGMKMEGMDLFAEYNYDYLKSPSKTTYDKDVPVKEILLNLTGNMNRYIWSMNGVPLSEADNIKINNKEVTRITFNNLTMMHHPMHLHGHFFRVLNENGEYSPLKHTVNVPPMEEMTIEFYGNNGDEAGDWFFHCHILYHMMGGMARVVSYDTPRDPRMDEFPASKIIEETNKWYSWGLVDAASHTTGFNLMTSNIRNQFNASFEYGWNENLEGEFTYERYLHDYLRVFGGVNIENSTRDSLNEFSTTAVVGVRYLTPYLFNLDVRVDNKLRPRIGVGRSIMIFPKLSVFGYYEYQIDLGFVDDLPMNKDFTSETVWSAGAEYMLSRNFSLMASYDNRFGAGGGLSVRF is encoded by the coding sequence ATGAAAACTAAAATAATTTTGTTGTTTCTAATTGGGTTAACTACAGGTGTTTATGCACAAGACACACAAGGAAATATAGATAACCTTCCAGTAAGAGAACACACTATTACCTTGCGTGAGGCTACTGTGAATAAAGCAGGCAAAGATGTTGTGGGAATGACCGTTAACGGGACAATTCCCGGTCCAACTTTAGAGTTTACAGAAGGTGAATATGCAATAATATATGTAAAAAATGAAATGAGTGTAGAAACCTCAGTGCATTGGCACGGACTTTTACTTCCTAACTTTTACGATGGTGTACCGTACTTAAATACACCACCTATAGAACCAGGACATACACAGAAATACGAATTTCCTATCAAACAATCTGGAACCTATTGGTACCATTCCCATACAATGTTACAAGAACAAAGCGGCGTATACGGTTCCATTGTTATTCAGCCTAAAGAAAAAGTGTTGGATTATGACAAAGAATTGGTGTTGGTCTTATCTGACTGGACGAATGAAAAGCCGATGAACGTTCTGCGTAATTTAAAGCGTGGGAATGAATGGTACAGTATTAAAAAAGGAACAGCTACACCTTTAAATCAAGTAATTGCGCGTGGCGCTTTTGGAGCACAACTCAATTTTTGGAGGCAACGTATGGAAGGTGCAGATATAGCAGATGTATATTATCCTGCATTTTTAATTAATGGAGAAGAAAGCATTGACTATCCAGAATTTAAAGCTGGTGAAAAAATAAGACTGCGAATGATTAATGGAGGAGCTTCTACCTCTTTTTGGATGACGTTTGGAGGAGAGATACCTGTACTGGTTTCTTCAGATGGATTAGATGTGGTTCCTGTCGAAAGAAATAAAACTTTTATAGGAGTAGCCGAAACGTATGATTTTATTGTCACGGTACCAAAAGAAGGTAAGATGGAATTTAGAATTACTGCACAAGATGGTTCTGGTACAGCCTCTGCTTTTATAGGTAATGGTACAATTTTACCTGCAATGGATGTTGCTCGACCAGATAAAATCGGGATGATGCAGAAAATGGCTAAAATGGATATGAAAATGGGTGCACACGCTTTAAAATTTCAGCCAGGTAAGGATGAGCGTTTTGAGATGAAAGAGGAATACGGGATGCAGATGGATAAAATGGAAGGAATGAAAATGGATGGAGAGATGAAAATGGATCATTCTAAAATGAAAGGTATGAAGATGGATCATTCAAAAATGTCTGGAATGGATATGAATAAGCCAAAAGATACTACAGAAATGGGTAAGATGGACCATTCTAATATGGCAGGAATGGATATGAAGAAAGACAAAACAATGTCTGGAATGAATATGAAGAAAGAGAATTCTATGCCAGGAATGAAGATGGAGGGAATGGATCTATTTGCCGAATACAATTATGATTATTTGAAGTCGCCCAGCAAAACAACATACGACAAAGATGTTCCCGTTAAGGAAATATTACTAAATCTTACTGGTAATATGAATCGTTACATCTGGAGTATGAATGGTGTACCACTATCTGAGGCTGATAATATCAAAATAAATAATAAGGAGGTAACGCGCATTACATTCAATAACCTGACGATGATGCACCACCCAATGCACTTACACGGTCACTTCTTTAGAGTACTTAATGAAAATGGAGAGTACTCGCCATTAAAGCACACGGTAAATGTGCCCCCAATGGAAGAAATGACTATCGAGTTTTATGGAAATAATGGCGATGAGGCTGGAGACTGGTTTTTCCATTGCCACATTTTATATCATATGATGGGTGGTATGGCAAGAGTAGTGTCTTATGATACGCCACGAGACCCAAGAATGGATGAATTTCCAGCTTCTAAAATTATTGAAGAAACCAACAAATGGTATTCTTGGGGACTGGTAGATGCAGCGTCGCATACTACTGGTTTTAATTTGATGACCTCTAATATTAGAAATCAATTTAATGCTTCTTTTGAATATGGATGGAATGAAAATCTGGAAGGAGAATTCACGTATGAACGGTATCTACACGATTATTTACGAGTTTTTGGTGGTGTAAACATTGAGAATTCAACACGTGATAGCTTAAATGAGTTTAGCACAACGGCAGTTGTTGGTGTTCGCTATTTAACGCCCTACTTATTCAATTTAGATGTGCGTGTTGATAATAAATTAAGACCAAGAATTGGTGTAGGTCGCAGTATAATGATTTTCCCAAAACTGTCTGTATTCGGTTATTATGAATACCAAATAGATTTAGGTTTCGTAGATGACCTACCTATGAATAAAGACTTTACTTCAGAAACAGTATGGAGTGCAGGAGCTGAATATATGCTATCAAGAAACTTTTCTCTTATGGCGAGTTACGATAACCGTTTTGGTGCCGGTGGAGGATTATCAGTAAGATTTTAA
- a CDS encoding alanine/glycine:cation symporter family protein, whose product MDTINDFIASALPYTEWPMFLLLIGGGLFLVFYSKLMPYRFFGHAIAITAGKYDNKDSKGDVSSFQALSAAVAATVGLGNISGVAIAIHDGGPGVVFWIWMTALIGMCIKFYSCSLAIMYRGTDSDGNLQGGPMYYITKGLGEKARPLAIFFAVCGLFGFLGVFTANQFTETFMSVVKPSSTLFEMSEENWKWTIGIVLAVITSLVIFGGLKNIAKVASAIVPFMVAVYLIAVIVVMALNSEQILPALKMIITEAWNFKSLATGGFWGLVIIGVRRAMFSNEAGLGSAPMYHGQSKNDEPIREGLVAMLGPFIDTILVCTFTAIVIILSGAYLEDSSGIVMTLSAFEKTLFGWGDVLLMVIVTAFALSTLFTYSYYGVKSLSFLTNAKIGKFYNWYFVIMIVFAAVASLELVKNLIDLSYALMVIPNMIAVLLLAPKVNVELKKYILKYKDGRS is encoded by the coding sequence ATGGATACAATTAACGACTTTATAGCCAGCGCACTACCGTATACGGAGTGGCCAATGTTCCTTTTATTAATAGGTGGCGGACTCTTCCTTGTCTTCTATTCAAAACTAATGCCATACCGTTTTTTCGGTCATGCAATCGCAATTACAGCGGGTAAATATGATAATAAAGATTCAAAAGGAGATGTAAGTTCTTTTCAGGCTTTATCGGCAGCTGTTGCTGCAACAGTCGGTTTAGGTAATATTTCTGGAGTTGCCATCGCAATACATGATGGAGGACCTGGAGTAGTTTTCTGGATTTGGATGACTGCATTGATTGGTATGTGCATTAAATTCTATTCGTGTAGTTTGGCAATTATGTATAGAGGAACAGATTCGGATGGTAATTTACAAGGGGGACCAATGTATTACATCACCAAAGGATTAGGAGAAAAGGCTCGACCGTTAGCAATATTTTTTGCTGTTTGTGGTCTTTTTGGTTTTTTGGGAGTATTTACAGCAAATCAATTTACCGAAACATTCATGAGTGTAGTTAAACCATCATCTACATTATTTGAAATGAGTGAAGAAAATTGGAAATGGACGATAGGTATTGTTTTAGCTGTCATAACTTCTTTGGTGATTTTTGGAGGTTTAAAAAATATAGCTAAAGTGGCATCTGCTATCGTACCTTTTATGGTGGCCGTATATTTGATTGCGGTAATAGTGGTAATGGCGCTGAATTCAGAACAAATACTACCAGCTCTAAAAATGATAATTACGGAAGCTTGGAATTTTAAATCGCTGGCAACCGGCGGGTTTTGGGGGCTTGTTATTATTGGGGTTCGTAGGGCGATGTTTTCTAATGAGGCAGGTTTAGGTAGTGCGCCAATGTACCACGGGCAATCTAAAAATGATGAACCTATACGCGAAGGCTTGGTGGCCATGCTAGGTCCGTTTATTGACACCATATTGGTATGTACGTTTACGGCAATTGTAATCATATTGAGCGGGGCTTATTTAGAAGATTCTAGTGGTATTGTAATGACTCTGTCCGCCTTTGAAAAAACATTGTTTGGATGGGGAGACGTATTACTAATGGTTATTGTAACTGCCTTTGCATTATCTACCTTATTTACATATTCTTATTACGGTGTAAAATCATTGTCTTTCTTGACAAATGCCAAAATTGGTAAGTTTTATAACTGGTATTTTGTAATTATGATTGTCTTTGCTGCAGTGGCATCATTAGAGTTGGTGAAGAATTTAATTGATTTGTCTTATGCACTAATGGTGATACCCAATATGATTGCCGTACTTTTGTTGGCTCCAAAGGTAAATGTGGAATTGAAGAAATATATATTAAAGTATAAGGATGGCAGATCATAA
- a CDS encoding helix-turn-helix domain-containing protein, with amino-acid sequence MEKKLFIKNMVCNRCIKAIQRDVEILGIQLKHIQLGSIIYEERSKDDFNNIKTILENNGFEILLAQDQQLVEQIKIELIKLLQKLPLQLEKTLSKYLESTMSIEYSKISKIFSFNESITIEKYFIKLKIEKVKELIQLQENNFTEISQLLDYSNVNHLSRLFKNETGMSLTEYKNSQKSIRNALDQIR; translated from the coding sequence ATGGAAAAGAAATTATTCATAAAAAATATGGTGTGTAATCGCTGTATTAAAGCAATTCAGAGGGATGTTGAAATATTAGGTATTCAATTAAAGCATATTCAATTAGGCTCTATAATCTATGAAGAGAGATCTAAAGATGATTTTAATAATATAAAAACGATTTTAGAAAATAATGGTTTTGAAATTCTACTTGCTCAAGACCAGCAACTAGTAGAACAAATTAAAATTGAACTCATCAAGTTACTGCAAAAACTGCCTTTACAATTGGAAAAAACTCTCTCTAAATATTTAGAAAGCACGATGAGTATCGAGTACTCAAAAATCAGTAAGATTTTTTCATTTAATGAAAGTATAACTATAGAAAAATACTTTATCAAGTTAAAAATAGAAAAAGTAAAAGAGTTGATACAATTACAAGAAAACAACTTTACAGAAATTTCACAACTACTTGATTATAGCAATGTCAATCATTTAAGTAGGCTATTTAAGAATGAAACTGGTATGAGTTTAACGGAATATAAGAATAGTCAAAAAAGCATAAGAAACGCCTTAGACCAAATTAGGTAG
- a CDS encoding DUF3347 domain-containing protein, producing the protein MKTIKRSIRTVALVATMILTVSCKDANKNEAPSSASNEVMQENMDSSKNMAMNNSQNAMAEAILKDYFNLKDALVGDENDKAKMLGGTLAKSLGNLDKSTYSESQQKELTDIIEDATEHAEHISESDIKHQREHFKILSKDITVMVSITGTATKLYEQFCPMYDGGTAWLSTKKEVRNPYYGSSMLKCGKVQREIN; encoded by the coding sequence ATGAAAACAATTAAAAGAAGTATTAGAACAGTAGCCTTAGTCGCTACAATGATTTTAACCGTGTCTTGTAAAGATGCTAATAAGAATGAAGCACCTTCGTCTGCTAGCAATGAAGTAATGCAAGAAAATATGGATAGCTCAAAAAATATGGCAATGAATAATTCTCAAAACGCAATGGCAGAAGCTATTTTAAAAGATTATTTTAATCTTAAAGATGCGCTAGTAGGAGATGAAAATGACAAGGCTAAGATGCTCGGTGGAACACTTGCTAAATCACTTGGCAATCTTGACAAGTCAACATATTCTGAAAGTCAACAAAAGGAATTAACAGACATTATTGAAGATGCAACAGAACACGCAGAGCATATTTCTGAAAGCGATATCAAACACCAACGTGAACATTTTAAAATTTTGAGCAAGGACATTACAGTTATGGTTTCCATAACAGGAACTGCGACAAAGTTGTACGAGCAATTTTGCCCAATGTACGATGGTGGAACAGCCTGGTTAAGTACAAAGAAAGAAGTAAGAAACCCATATTACGGAAGCTCAATGTTGAAGTGCGGTAAAGTACAGCGAGAAATCAACTAA
- a CDS encoding HYC_CC_PP family protein, with protein sequence MKKVSQKIMSILMAFVVLFSTMSFTIDLHYCGDTIVDYSFFHNVETCGMKKEQVVSTCENPEMKNKSCCSDEQIIIEGQEDLKNNFSTLTFEQQIFVASFLYSYINLFEGTASEEVPYKDYPPPFVIRDVQVLHQTFVI encoded by the coding sequence ATGAAAAAAGTATCTCAAAAAATAATGTCAATCTTGATGGCGTTCGTAGTGTTATTCTCTACGATGTCATTTACCATTGATTTGCATTACTGTGGAGATACTATTGTCGATTATTCTTTCTTTCATAATGTGGAAACTTGTGGAATGAAAAAAGAGCAAGTTGTATCAACTTGTGAAAATCCAGAAATGAAAAATAAATCCTGTTGCTCAGATGAACAAATCATCATCGAGGGACAAGAAGATTTAAAAAATAATTTCAGCACACTCACATTTGAGCAACAGATTTTTGTTGCATCATTCCTTTACTCTTACATCAATCTTTTTGAAGGAACGGCATCAGAGGAGGTTCCTTATAAAGATTATCCACCACCATTTGTCATACGGGATGTGCAAGTCTTGCACCAGACCTTCGTAATTTGA
- a CDS encoding universal stress protein, producing MKEVKEDEITFPFKNIAFVSDFKEDISNAFKNAEEIAKKCNAKIHLLNINTTSDFNSVENGLQPIKDFLTHFPKLENYQMHVYSETNIESGIEKFEDSIDVDLIVMYTHSRKGLSSIFSKSITESITNHSKKPVMTVHL from the coding sequence ATTAAAGAAGTAAAAGAAGATGAAATAACATTTCCTTTTAAAAATATTGCTTTCGTATCTGACTTTAAAGAAGACATATCCAATGCATTCAAAAATGCAGAAGAAATCGCAAAAAAATGCAATGCAAAAATTCACTTGTTAAACATCAATACGACATCAGATTTTAATAGTGTTGAAAATGGTTTACAACCAATAAAGGACTTCTTAACGCATTTTCCAAAATTGGAAAACTATCAGATGCACGTTTATAGTGAAACTAATATAGAAAGTGGTATTGAAAAATTTGAAGATTCTATTGATGTAGATTTAATAGTAATGTACACTCATAGTAGAAAGGGATTATCAAGCATATTTTCAAAGAGTATTACTGAAAGTATTACCAATCATTCAAAAAAACCAGTGATGACAGTTCATTTATAA
- a CDS encoding efflux RND transporter permease subunit — MLNKAIKFLIENKLVAALLLSLFVSWGIISTPFNWNTGILPSNPVAVDAIPDIGENQQIVFSKWVGRSPQDIEDQITYPLTTTLLGIPGVKTIRSSSMFGFSSIYIIFEEDVEFYWTRSRILEKINSLPNGLLPDGVNPTLGPDATGLGQIYWYTLEGRDKDGNVTGGWDLQELRSIQDYYVKYGLASAGGVSEVASIGGYVQEYQIDVEPEKMRQYGIGLSDVVKAVKRSNQDIGVQTLEMNQAEYLVRGLGYVKSISDLEDAVVTSKNFTSIHIKDIANVHLGPQTRRGILDKEGAEVVGGVVVARYGANPLEVINNVKEQIVEISSGLPSKVLKDGRTSQLTIVPFYDRTELIQETLHTLNEALTLEILITILVIIVMVFNLRASILISGLLPVAVLMVFIAMKLFNVDANIVALSGIAIAIGTMVDVGVILAENMIRHLEDEKLRFQANGVEYTTNEIIYNATAEVSGAILTAVLTTIISFLPVFTMIGAEGKLFRPLAFTKTMALTASLVIALFLIPPIAAFLFRKRSLKTATKFVINGLLIILGCIAIFYGYWLGLLLIAFGAVAFLKIRSFISSKQENLTNIVLSTLAIVILLAEYWRPLGFDRSIIMNLIFVSIICFGLLGVFTVFKKYYDQILRWALENRLLFLTIPTVILILGVLIMRNTGKEFMPALNEGSFLLMPTSLPHAGVEENKRVLQQLDMAVASIPEIETVVGKSGRTESALDPAPLSMYENMIQYKSEYMRNSNGLRQRYKVNDDGLFVLNNDKYIINPNNDINDDAIYEASKLKTTATNRDLIADDDGEYYRNWRPEINSPDDIWNEIVKVTKFPGVTSAPKLQPIETRLVMLQTGMRAPMGIKVKGPDLKTIEDFGLQLETILKEVNGVKKQAVFADRIVGKPYLLIDIKRKQLARYGLTIMDVQEVLQVAVGGMSLTQTVEGRERYGVRVRYPRELRSNPEDLKNIYVPIKNGTQVPLGDLVDIRYEQGPQVIKSEDTFLIGYVLFDKLDGFAEVNVVESAQARIEQKIENGSLIVPQGVSYRFTGTYENQIRAEKTLSIVVPMALLIIFLILYFQFKSVATSLMVFTGISVAFAGGFIMIWLYGQDWFFNFSLFGENLRTLFNMKTINLSVAVWVGFIALFGIATDDGVVMATYLTQTFDRENPTDKKGIRQATLEAAGKRIRPCLMTTVTTILALLPVLTSTGKGSDIMIPMAIPIFGGMIIDITSYFLVPVLYSWKKEYELKKVYK, encoded by the coding sequence ATGCTTAATAAAGCTATCAAATTTCTTATCGAGAATAAGCTCGTTGCAGCTCTATTGTTATCCCTGTTTGTAAGCTGGGGAATTATAAGCACTCCATTTAATTGGAATACCGGAATTCTACCATCAAATCCTGTTGCCGTAGATGCAATACCAGATATAGGAGAAAATCAACAAATAGTATTTAGCAAATGGGTTGGTAGGTCTCCTCAAGATATAGAAGACCAAATTACGTACCCTTTAACAACCACTCTTTTGGGAATACCTGGAGTTAAAACTATTCGTAGTTCATCTATGTTCGGCTTTTCTAGTATTTACATCATTTTTGAGGAGGATGTTGAATTTTACTGGACTAGAAGCCGAATTCTTGAGAAAATAAATTCTTTACCTAATGGTTTGCTTCCCGATGGTGTCAACCCCACATTAGGACCTGATGCTACAGGATTAGGACAAATTTATTGGTACACTTTAGAAGGTCGAGATAAGGATGGTAATGTAACCGGTGGATGGGATTTACAAGAACTACGAAGCATTCAAGATTATTATGTTAAGTATGGCTTGGCTTCTGCAGGTGGTGTTTCTGAGGTTGCATCAATTGGTGGTTATGTGCAAGAATACCAAATTGATGTTGAGCCTGAAAAAATGCGTCAATATGGTATTGGATTAAGTGATGTCGTTAAGGCGGTTAAAAGGTCTAATCAAGATATTGGTGTACAGACTTTAGAAATGAATCAAGCGGAATATTTAGTTCGTGGCTTAGGTTATGTGAAATCTATTTCTGACCTAGAAGATGCTGTGGTTACTTCAAAAAACTTTACCTCAATTCATATCAAGGATATTGCGAATGTACATTTAGGCCCCCAAACGAGAAGAGGTATTCTAGATAAAGAAGGAGCTGAAGTTGTAGGTGGCGTTGTGGTTGCTAGATATGGTGCCAATCCATTAGAGGTAATTAACAATGTAAAAGAACAGATTGTAGAAATTTCATCAGGTTTACCCTCAAAAGTATTGAAAGATGGGAGAACATCTCAGTTAACAATTGTCCCCTTTTATGATCGTACAGAGCTTATTCAAGAAACCTTACATACGTTAAACGAAGCACTTACGCTAGAAATTCTTATTACTATTCTTGTAATTATAGTTATGGTGTTCAATCTACGTGCATCTATACTTATTTCGGGTTTATTACCGGTTGCAGTATTGATGGTCTTCATTGCCATGAAATTGTTTAATGTAGACGCAAATATCGTTGCTTTATCTGGAATTGCGATCGCTATAGGTACTATGGTAGATGTCGGGGTAATACTCGCTGAGAATATGATTCGGCATTTAGAAGATGAGAAACTGCGCTTTCAAGCAAATGGTGTAGAGTATACAACCAATGAAATTATATATAACGCAACGGCAGAAGTATCAGGGGCAATATTAACAGCTGTCCTAACAACGATTATTAGTTTTTTACCCGTATTTACAATGATAGGTGCAGAAGGTAAACTTTTTCGTCCGCTAGCATTTACCAAAACAATGGCATTAACGGCATCTTTGGTAATTGCACTTTTCTTGATACCACCAATCGCCGCATTTCTTTTTAGAAAGCGAAGTTTAAAAACAGCAACAAAATTCGTTATTAATGGGTTATTAATAATTCTAGGTTGTATCGCCATTTTTTATGGCTATTGGTTGGGCTTATTGTTAATTGCTTTTGGTGCTGTGGCTTTTTTAAAGATCAGGTCTTTTATATCATCGAAACAAGAGAATTTGACAAACATCGTACTATCAACGTTAGCGATTGTAATCTTACTTGCAGAATACTGGAGACCACTTGGGTTTGATCGTAGCATTATCATGAATTTGATTTTTGTTTCTATTATTTGTTTCGGTCTATTGGGAGTATTTACCGTTTTTAAAAAGTATTATGACCAAATTCTTCGCTGGGCTTTAGAGAATCGACTTCTTTTCTTAACGATACCAACAGTGATTTTAATACTGGGGGTTCTCATTATGAGAAATACTGGCAAAGAATTTATGCCTGCTCTTAATGAAGGCTCTTTTCTTTTGATGCCTACTTCTTTACCGCATGCTGGTGTTGAAGAAAATAAACGTGTTTTGCAACAACTAGATATGGCTGTTGCCAGTATTCCAGAAATAGAGACTGTGGTTGGCAAATCTGGTAGAACAGAATCTGCGCTTGACCCAGCTCCTTTATCTATGTACGAAAACATGATTCAGTATAAGTCTGAATATATGAGAAATAGTAATGGATTAAGGCAACGTTACAAGGTTAACGATGACGGATTGTTTGTCCTTAATAATGACAAGTATATCATCAACCCGAACAATGACATAAATGATGATGCAATTTATGAAGCTTCAAAACTAAAAACTACAGCTACTAACAGAGATTTAATTGCTGATGATGACGGAGAATATTACCGAAATTGGCGACCAGAAATAAACAGTCCAGATGATATTTGGAATGAGATAGTTAAGGTAACCAAATTTCCAGGTGTAACATCTGCCCCAAAATTACAGCCTATTGAAACTAGACTTGTAATGTTACAGACCGGTATGCGAGCTCCAATGGGTATTAAGGTAAAAGGTCCCGATTTAAAAACTATCGAAGATTTCGGATTGCAATTGGAAACCATTTTAAAGGAGGTGAATGGTGTAAAGAAACAAGCTGTTTTTGCAGATCGCATCGTTGGTAAGCCCTATTTACTAATTGACATTAAGAGGAAGCAATTAGCCCGTTACGGATTAACCATAATGGACGTTCAAGAGGTACTACAAGTAGCGGTTGGCGGTATGTCTCTTACGCAAACGGTAGAAGGAAGGGAACGATATGGAGTAAGAGTTCGTTACCCAAGAGAATTAAGGTCAAACCCAGAAGATTTGAAAAATATCTATGTTCCCATTAAAAACGGTACACAAGTGCCACTTGGTGATCTTGTAGATATAAGATATGAACAAGGACCACAGGTAATTAAAAGTGAGGACACCTTTTTAATAGGTTATGTATTGTTTGATAAATTAGATGGTTTTGCTGAAGTTAATGTTGTAGAAAGTGCACAAGCTCGAATTGAACAAAAAATCGAAAATGGTAGTTTAATAGTTCCGCAGGGTGTCAGTTATCGCTTTACCGGAACCTATGAGAATCAGATAAGGGCAGAGAAAACACTTTCAATCGTAGTGCCTATGGCGCTGTTAATTATTTTCTTGATATTATATTTTCAGTTTAAATCGGTAGCCACATCATTAATGGTATTTACAGGAATCTCGGTTGCATTTGCTGGTGGCTTTATTATGATCTGGTTATATGGTCAAGATTGGTTTTTCAATTTTAGTTTATTCGGAGAAAATCTACGGACACTTTTTAATATGAAAACCATTAACCTAAGTGTAGCTGTCTGGGTTGGTTTTATTGCACTGTTCGGTATAGCTACTGACGACGGTGTTGTTATGGCCACCTACCTGACCCAAACATTTGATAGAGAAAACCCTACTGATAAAAAAGGGATTAGACAAGCAACTTTAGAAGCTGCAGGCAAGCGAATAAGACCTTGTTTAATGACAACCGTAACTACCATATTGGCACTACTGCCTGTATTAACATCTACAGGAAAGGGAAGTGATATTATGATACCGATGGCCATTCCCATATTTGGAGGAATGATCATAGATATAACTTCCTATTTTTTGGTTCCTGTTCTGTATAGCTGGAAAAAGGAGTATGAACTTAAAAAAGTATACAAATGA